The genomic window AacggagggggagggggcggcCGGTGCGCCGCTCGGGGGGCGCTGTCGCCTCTCGGGAGACCGAGAGAAAGATAGGATGGGGCGAGTTGGGGAGCTGAGGGCTGGTGAGGAGGGGTCGGGCCCGGATCTCGCCGGAGACGATGCCGGAGCGGCGCAGCGTGTCGAGATGgatggcggacggcggcggcgaatgaACCCTAAAGAGACAAAAAAAAATCATCTTTTTTTTAAAAGCAAATATTCATCTATAGTACTTCAATCATACGTCCCAACTATACTACTCACAACATTATTTTTATATTTATAAATTTACCGTTTTACCCTTGATTAAAAAAAACTACGAAAAAGAAATTATCACTCTTTTATTTAAAGTCCTAGTCCTCTCAACTTTGGAGGCGTTACGGCGCATATGGGCCCACCGACCATAAACATATCTAACGCCTCCCGACGCCTCCCTCATTGACGCCTCTCAACGCCTTCCCTCTTATGGGCCCACCAATCATAGACACAGCTAACGCTTCCTGACGCCTCCTCAACCATAGTAAAAAAGTTCCTTTAGAATACATGTTTACATGTTGCTAATCATGCTTATATATGAGAAACATAAgggtgcaattagttttttaattaATGCAATTAATTAGTTAGTTCATTTAGGTACTTCGTCTATTAACTATAGTTTTTTGTAACATAGTAAATATTTTTCATTCACTTAGCAGACATTGGCAGTTTTTAATTTCCAGATCGCTGGTCATGCATGACTGCTGGCGCGACCAGGTGTGCCAGAGATGGTACTGTCCTTCAGCGTGTTTTTTCTGGAGaccagccgaacagagcctaGGGCCTTGCACCTCCAAATTTGAAGTTTTTTTCAATCTCTCTTCATCATATTAATTTTTAGAcgcatgtatagagtattaaatgtaggtaaaaaaataactaattatacagtttagttgtaaatcacgagacgaatcttttaagccgaGTTAGTGCATGATCggataaagtttgtcaaatacaaatgaaacgtgctacagtgtccagattgaaaaaatttgcaatctaaacaaggcctaggcctggtttagattgcaagttttttcactctctctccatcacatcaaatctttggacacatagttggagtattaaatatagataaaaaaaaataactaattacatagtttgattgtaaattacgagacggatcttttgagcctagttaggccatgattggacaataattatcaaatacaaacgaaaatgctacaataccaaatactgattcctaacctcaatctaaacaaggcccggtCTTTCAACGTGTTTTTTCTGGAGAGGTGACATAAAAGTCGACGACGTGCTACATAGGTTGTTAGACCGTTCGATGCAAAGTATGTGCATCATATCAAAGTGGACGACGTGCTATGGACCGTTCGATCCAAAGTACTCACCGATCGACAGCCTTTTCGTCGATCAGGCTGATCAAAGTTACCAGTCCTCTCAAATCTCGCCCCAGACTATATAAAATCTCGCccgaaactatatatatatatatagctactaGTCCTAGCAAACTAATTTCATCAATCATCAGGCTGCTGTACTGACCGACAGTCACCGGCAAGCAGCATCGACAACTCGACGACGAGGGAGCGTTGCGTTGATGGCCGGCGATATGTCGTCGTCCGCAGGCGACAACAACAAGAAGACGGCGTGCGTGACTGGAGGGAGCGGGTACATCGGCTCCGCACTCATCAAGTTGCTGCTGGAGGAGGGCTATGCCGTGAAGACGACGGTCAGGAACCCCGGTTCGATTCTCCCCTCTTTTCGGTTCAGTGTTTCGTGGTTGTTGCTATTCCGGGCTGTGCAGGTAACGGCACGGCACCTTTATTGGAACTTCGGAGTGCGTAAAAATAGCACAAGGATTTCAACGGTTTTACTACCGAATTCTGATTGGGTGgcttctgattttttttttttaacgaGGTTTCTGATTTTATGGTTCAACAGCAATAAAGAAATCCTAGAATATGGTATTTGAGGCTTTTGAGCTAGGCGCACAAATGCTTTTACTGTTGCAGATAGATGGTGATGGTTGTGATGTAATTGTGAATCCCACCACGGCCCTACCCATGCTTAGAATTGACCTTGATTTGGTTTGTTTTTTATTCCCTGAAACCCCAGATGACATGCAGAAGAACTCCCACCTCAAGGGCTTGCAGCAGCTTGGACCGCTGACGGTCTTCCGCGCCGACATGGACGAAGAAGACAGCTTCGACGACGCCGTCGCCGGCTGCGATTACGTCTTCCTCGTCGCCGCCCCGCTGAACTTCTCAGCACAGGATCCAGAGGTGCGCAAACATCGTCACCACGCTCACCACACCACGAGTCGTCGTTGTCACATAACCGGCACTCACTCTGACTCTGTGCTACATACGACAACATCCCCTGTGTCGATCTCAATCGATACCTCTTTTTCACTCCAATCATCAGTAGGGTGGTTTCAGAAAGAACTGACTTTTtggcctgcttgccgatgcccgaTGGCAGAAAGAGCAGATCGAGCCGGCCGTCCGAGGAACGCTGAACGCAATGAGGTCGTGCGTGAAGGCCGGGACGGTGCGGCGCGTGATCCTGACCTCGTCGGTGGCCGCAGTCATCAGGCCGGACCTGCAAGGCGACGGGCATGGGCATGTGCTGGACGAGGACTCATGGTCCGACGTCGAGTACCTCAGAGCCAACAAGCCACCAACCTGGGTCCGCCGTCCGATGATTCTGCACCCATTCTCCATCGATGCTACTACCTATTTTCGTGTGTCGGCCACTGCTAGGTCAGTTTGATGGTGACCTGTATTGCTTGCTTGCAGGCACACTGCGTGTCCAAGGTGCTCCTGGAGAAGGAAGCGTGCAGGTTCGCGGAGGAGCACGGCATCAGCCTGGTCACCGTCTGCCCCGTCATCGTCGTGGGCGCGGCGCCGGCACCCAAGGCCCGCTCGAGCATCGTCGACTGCCTCTCCTTGCTGTCCGGTGAGTCAGTCAAGATCCTGCGGCCGCCAAACTAATTCTTCGCTTTTTAataattaaaaagaaaaaaaaacaatagaGTTCGCGTGGATGATCGATCGATTGCTGATCTTCAGGCGACGAGGCAGGGCTCGCCATGCTCAAAGGCATCCAGAAGTCCTCCGGCGAGGTGCAGCTGGTCCACGTCGACGACCTCTGCCGCGCCGAGCTGTTCCtcgcagaggcggcggcggccaatGGGAGGTACATTTGCAGCAGCCTCAACCCGGCCCTCGTCGAGCTCGCGCGTGAAAACAAATTTGTAGGCAACGGCAACGGCCGGCCTCAATTCCGCGCTGTGGATATATTATATATGTTTGCAGGGGTTTCCAGCTCTGATTTTTTACACTTTATTTgcagcgacgacgacgaggagaggCCGAGAGTGAGCGTGTCGTCGGAGAAGCTGGTCCGGGAAGGGTTTCAGTACAGGCACAACACCCTGGATGAGATATACGACAACGTGGTCGAGTACGGCAAGGCATTAGGAATTCTGCCCTactgatgatatatatatatagatgccCGAGCTTAAATAAAATAAATGGGCAGTGTGTTATGTAGCAGTCGGGCAAGTACTTTAAATAAGTTATATGGACATTTTCTATTGGGAAAAAAATGTTCAAGGAACGCTGAACGTAATGAGATACCTGCACCTAATAAAAAAATTGCTTATATATACCTTTGCGTTCTCGCTATTCATTTTTCAACACAATATCTACCCACGATAGAATGTGATGTCTGTTTGGTTGTGATCGATTTATCATTACTCTATATTTTTCATCTCTATCTATACTTTTTTCTCGCTTTCATGGCACCTCTCCTTATCTTGAATATATGTTTAGTTGAAATTTTAGCTTAAGTTATATTAACACTTGGCAAGTGTGTCGTGTTATTATGAATCTAGATTTTTGGCTTTCAAATTTGTATCTTATCTTTCAAAAAAATTTGTATCTTATTAGTGCCTACAATTTTTACTTATACTTTAAGTTGAAAACACTGGTGTTTATTGTAACTTTTTAATCAAAACTtttcttttgtattatattaAAATCGATTCTAGGTTCCCAATGCACCTTTTGTTACTACAGTGCCATAAACAATAGTTTTGAATTTTCTCCACTAAAGATCTTTttgtgtattattattattctaatAAAAACACAATTCTTACAATTAAATTACATGTagtacgttgcaatgtttcaacaCAAAATGTAAAAATTACCTTAAATAATATAACAACTTACATAATGTCTTGTCATACAGTATGCTACTATTAGTAATTAGAGGCTCCATCTAAGAGGCGCGCTAGAAAAGATAAATCGCTATTGATA from Miscanthus floridulus cultivar M001 chromosome 11, ASM1932011v1, whole genome shotgun sequence includes these protein-coding regions:
- the LOC136491511 gene encoding anthocyanidin reductase ((2S)-flavan-3-ol-forming)-like, with the translated sequence MAGDMSSSAGDNNKKTACVTGGSGYIGSALIKLLLEEGYAVKTTVRNPDDMQKNSHLKGLQQLGPLTVFRADMDEEDSFDDAVAGCDYVFLVAAPLNFSAQDPEKEQIEPAVRGTLNAMRSCVKAGTVRRVILTSSVAAVIRPDLQGDGHGHVLDEDSWSDVEYLRANKPPTWAHCVSKVLLEKEACRFAEEHGISLVTVCPVIVVGAAPAPKARSSIVDCLSLLSGDEAGLAMLKGIQKSSGEVQLVHVDDLCRAELFLAEAAAANGRYICSSLNPALVELARENKFVGNGNGRPQFRAVDILYMFAGVSSSDFLHFICSDDDEERPRVSVSSEKLVREGFQYRHNTLDEIYDNVVEYGKALGILPY